The following DNA comes from Naumovozyma castellii chromosome 4, complete genome.
TCTATACccttttattaaatgataaGTATGAGATCCCTATTgacttttttcttttatattATACCAGGGATAAAACGATGACTAAATACCCAGGATCCTTACACTCTGTCAAACATGTTTTAATGCTTAGAAATCAGATGGCAAGTAATCTGAAGCATCAGTTACatgaaataaaaacaaccgataaaattaaaatggAGCTACCGCCACTAGTTGGGAGTTCCATTTGCGATAATTGTTATGTCAAAGAAATGTGCATGGTTCTGAATAAACTCGTCGAAGATGGGACATCTTCAGAAAGCGGGTTACGTCCGGGCGAATATGAGGCCTTAACAAATCACCTTTTGAAGAACATAGACAGATATAGACAGTTTTTCCTAAAATTTAACGATTTAattacaaaagaagaatcGAGCATCTCAAGTATTAATAACAAATTATTCTTACTCGATTCAAAAACAAGGGAATTGGAAGATGGTCGATGCTTATCCAACTTAATTATTGATGAGATCACAGAACAAGAGAACCGAGAGGGTAGCTATATTTATATGTTTAGGAGGCATGATGTAACCAATGATGCAAGATCGATGCTTCACTCTCAACTAAGTGCTAATGATTTTGTCCTGATCagtgatgaagaaggaCATTTCTGTTTATCGCAAGGAATTGTTGTTTCAATAGGAACCGACTACATCAATGTATCCTTAAAGAGGAAACTATTAAACAATAGGATAACATCAACGGaagataaaaaaatatctattCAAAGTGTTGTAAATCCAAGTTTAGATGTTTCAGATACACTCTTAACACAAAACCTTGTCACTTATAGAATTGACAAGAATGAACTCCAACAAAGTTTATCATTAGCcagatttaatattttaaatttatttcttccaGCTGTCTCCACTGGCGATGTTGTAATAGATGAAAACACAGGGGAAACTAGAATCCTAAAAGGATCCGAAGGTGGTGATGCAAGGATGAGAGATTTTCTTGTCGATAACGTTTCGCCTAAGTTTGTTCCTGATAATGAACCACCTATTATTTCGtaccaaaaatataaagataCTCGAATGAATACCGACCAACTGAAAGCCATCGATCACGTTATGAGGGCCGAAGATTATGCACTGATTTTAGGAATGCCAGGTTCAGGAAAAACTACCGTTATTGCagaaattatcaaaattttagTATCACAAGGAAAGAGCATCCTATTAACATCATATACCCATTCCGCCGTAgataatattcttcttaaGCTCAACGagttaaatattaatattatgaGATTGGGATCACCTCACAAAACTCACGCACAAACCAGACAATATCTCCCTAATTATGATTCAATAAAGACTTATGACGAATTTTTAGAAATGATTAATAATGTATCTGTTGTAGCCACCACTTGCCTTGGTATCCAAGATGTTTTATTTACATTACgaaagaaagattttgatTATGTTATCTTGGATGAAGCCAGTCAAATATCAATTCCAGTGGCCTTGGGTCCCCTAAGATTTGgtaataaatttatcatgGTAGGTGACCATTACCAGTTGCCCCCTTTAATAAAGAATGAAGCGGCCCGAATAGGTGGACTAGAAGAATCACTTTTCAAAGTATTTTGTGAAAGACAACCTCAGAGTGTTATTGAATTAACTTATCAATATAGAATGTGCGGTGATATCGTTACTTTGTCGAATCTTTTAATATACgaaaacaaattaaaatgTGGAACTGAAGAAGTCTTTAAtcaaaaaatgataattcCACAAATAGAACCCTTAACCcattttaaagaaaataaaaagagtCAGTCTTGGCTAACTGATATCTTAGATCCTAAGAAAAAAGTATTATTTCTGGACTATGACAACTGCACTTCAATATGCGAACAATATGAAAGTGATAATGTCACCAACATGggtgaaaatgaaattgtaAGGCAATGTGTAGAGGGTATGCTACAATGCGGTGTATCATCTGAAAACATTGGTGTTATGACCCTTTATCGGGCACAATTACgacttcttcaaaagacATTTAATTCTATGTATTTTCAAGGTTTGGAAATCCTAACGGCAGACCAATTTCAAGGCCGTGACAAGGATTGTATTATCATCTCCATGGTTCGGAGTAATAGTCAATTAAATGGAGGTtctttattgaaagaattaaggCGCGTCAATGTTGCAATGACGAGAGCTAAATCAAAATTGATTATTGTTGGTTCAAAGAAGACTATATGCAATATATCCGAGATAAAACCTTTAATGActttattggaagataaaGGTTGGATATACAAACTTCCCAAAGATTGTTTAGATATATATAGTTTCCCCAGACACACGTCATCTCAGAAACAAATTGGTGGTAATAAAACAGGTGCGAAGAGAATTACAGCAGATAGTCGATTAGTCAAAAACAAACCCATAATTAAACAGGCATTATCtgaaatataaatataacaAGAGGATTTACCCATGTCTAGTCTCCTGAAATAGATAATTATAGACAATTATCCACTTAAGCATAACTATAGAAAAGcattataaataaaataaataaacagAATTCAACTCGTTCTAGTTTTGCTTTTGGGTTAAGTTAACATTAATGTATATAGGATTATGTATGTGTCATATGGCAGGGAATAACTAGACTATATCATTAAAATGAAGTAGTTTCCACTTTGGTAAATGCTTCATCGTTAACAAACCAATGAACTTTGGCATCGTACAAGTGGTTTACTAAGGCACTTGGCAATTTAGTGTTTTTTAAGTCAAAAATTTCATGCATTATAGGTTGTTTGGAAGCCCCTTCAGCAACAAAGCAAATAGATTCGGCGTCTCCCAAGACTGGCAAAGTCACAGTAATTCTATCACTAGGAGGCTTTGGAGAGTCACGACACCACATAACTCTACGGTGCTtttcatctaataaataattatgaGTTGGGCCAGGGAATAAAGAACAAGTGTGGCCATCTGGACCGCACCCCAAAAGTACcaaatcaaaattttttGGAATGATCTTTTCATAATCCATAGTCACTTGAGCAAATGAGTCAACCCCCTTCTTTACTAGTTCCTCATCGATTGGGTACACCTTTGGAGCCTTATTTGCAGGTAAATGGTCCAATACGGCTTTCTTGAAAGCACCGAAATTACTATCCGGATCATCTAAGGGCACCAATCTTTCATCAACAAAGTAAATAGCCCAGCTGTTCCAGTCTACTTTTGAAGCTAGCACCTTATCTTCTATGAACGCCTTATGCAAAACATTATTTAGGGATCCACCACTAATTGCCAAGTTGAACTTCTGATGGTTCTTCAAGGCTTTATCTTGACTTtccaaaatgaattgaCCCAAGTTGTGGGCTAAGCTTTCTTCAGCAGTGTATTTGTGAACAGTAACCAtgtttataataatatgcAATAGTTGTGATGTTATGGATTAGACTTTATTAGAGAATTGGGAATAAGTGGTCTGTTCAGTGGAAAGGGGATCCTTAtataattttccaaagttgCACAGAATCACGAAGCCCGTAAACAATTCCACGATTTTCCAGATGGCAAACTGCCTTCATGACGTAACTTACAAATATTGGTTGACAGTAAAGAGAATAAGCAGGTCTAAGCAATATAATACTGTCTTCCATGGACACTATTGAGATTGAAAATGTGGCCCCAGAGCTGGTGGAATACAAGGAATCGGATTACACATTGCAGGTTATTCCGGGATTTTTCCAGAACCAAGAGGTATACATAAGGGACCCATTGCTTATGATCCACAACAGAGCTCAATTGAATTACCTAGAACTCTCTAAAAATAAGACGATGAATGTGAAGACAAGAGTGcaatggaagaaaaaaatacaagaaaTGGCTAAGGATTTTTATCAGATTAACCAACGTTTGTTACCAAATACAGCAAAGAAACCATCGCTTTCAGCTGTTGCTAATTACTTTAATATGTCAAGAAGAACGTTGAATCGTCACGTCAAGACAGTTTTGCCTTTGGTGACTCCCCCAAAGAATGGGGGCATGTCCCTTGATGGTGATGCACTGACTATTTCTGAAAATAGCTTGCTTGTCATTCCAGGGCATTTTCGTAATCAACCAGTTTATATACCTGATCCAAAAATGGTTTATGACGAGGtatcattaaattattcTGAAGTTAATAAGGACAAGAGTCTTTTATCCAGTGAACaattagaattaaagaaaaacataATAGAAATGGCAACCACATTCTGGAAGGTTAACCAAGATCTTCTGCCGACGAACTCAAAGAAGCCTACAATATCAGCAGTGGCGAAATACTTTCATATCCCCAGACAAACATTCGATGATCATATAAAAGGATTCCATAGGAATAGTGCCATATTCGGTGCTTCATCCAGACCGCTGTTAGATAATAATGAGcttcaattaataaaagCAAACTTAAAAATGGCTTCTAATAATGGATGTCCCATCCCGGCAACAGAAGATGATATGAAGTACCGAATTGAACgaatattggaaaagaaaaggaggGGGTTGAAGGAAATCGAAATGGtaaatgaattgattgatAAATGGAAAGAAGCGGATAAAGATTCTATTCAAGGCGAAAATTATAAAGTTTACGACTCATTAGAACAATTAAAGAGGATTTTAATTTCAGGTATCTCTATCCAGTCATTGAACTTCAACCCCATTGAATATCTAAAATTAAAGAGGACGTTTGAGCACTTAAATAGCATAAGAAGTACCTACCAGAACAATTTAAGTGGGAAACCTTTGAATACCGTTAGTAAAAGAACAATTACAAGGATAAGAACTAAATTAGGACTTTCGCAACAAtatatcaataataattcaacGGGAGATTCTAATAAAAGGAGATTGACAAAGATTGGTGATATCGAGAAAATTGAATGGTTAAAATCACACgttttctttaaagaagattttcaaaaatatggTACTAATGTTTGGAATTGCGATATATTATCATTTCATATAGGGAATGTAGGTGAAAGATTCCGTTCAAAACAATTAAGAGAAGAGTTCAACAAAAATGTTCTTACAAATGATATAAACGAAGAAAGAACAAGCTCAAAGGAAACAGCTGGGGCTAAAGTGGAAGCCAAAAAGATAGCGTCAGAAATAGCAAGTGCTGATCCTATtgtagaagaagaaaatacaaACACACCTATAGGTCCAAATCTAACTGCTATTGATAAACTATTGTTAGACGAAGATGTGCATAATATAGCTGAGTCACATATAGAACCTTCAATCTCGGATGAATTATCTCCAGAGTTGATTGAATTGGATGGTACCAATCTTGACGCCCAAAAACTCGcagataatgatgaatctATGACGGTAGCTAAGGAAACAGAAAGTGCTGGTATTAATACGGAAAATGAACTAGGTTTAGAAGTAGAGAATTCAAATGATGAGCATGAGAACTCACCTGGTCCTCTAATGCCCGATCAACTTTCTTTGCTTTACACCATTTCAATGAATGGGGAAGTGTTAGAACCTAATGTCTTATTGAATGGTCCAAAACAAAATTCCGAATTTGGATCAATTCCGTCGTATCTTTTACATGATTGGATTATTACAAAAGGAAATGAAGATAGAGAGTTAAATGGAATGTTGCTAAACTATTTAGAGAAATGTTTCCATCCACAAACAGTTGAAATACTAAACAGTCAAGGATTGAATTACAATAGCACCAGTAGGCTATTAGTACTAAATTCGGGTATATTTGAGATAAATGATGACATAATTAGATTTCTCAATGATTATAACATTGATTTGTTAATTATACCAATGACCTCTGCAGGGTTTTTGCAACCTATTGATTTTGGCCTTTATAATATCCTCCAATCTGAACTAAGGAAAACTAACAGAATGTGGTTTAATGATCATTGTTTGCTTCCACCTGGAATGACATCTATGAATAACGCATTGCGGCCGGGTGTTATGTCAATGGTACAGCAACTAGAACTACTGTATGGTATACATAACCGGTTACCTCAAAGGATTGTATTATTTAAGGAAATGATTAAACAATCGTTTTCTCGTATTATCcaatttgatgaaaatggaaatgcTGATAGAGATAAGTTGGCTCAATTTGTAGATCGTTGTGAAAACGCTGCCAAATATACGTTCAtgttaaataatgatgaagaacaaagtggcaatgaagaagatgactATTCAGCTTTGAATAATGACGATAAGGGAAAGAGGAAcaataagaataaagtGAGGTTTCATAAAGTTACTTTTACTGATAATGGTAAGGAGGTTAACCCCTCACAAGATAATACAGATTATGCTGTTAGACTAGCTACCATTGTTAAGAACAATATGTCCAACAACGATGGTATAAGTCCCTTTCTTCAAAACGTTGATGCTGATGCACTCCATCGTACGGAAGACTGATTGtaacaatatttaatttaataaggacttctttttattttttatgGACTATATATAGACTTCTTATGTTATATGCattgttatatatataataagataataaaaataaaagctGAATGCTGTAACCCTTCCCTGGATAAATCGCCTGATAGAATATGATAATTATTTTAGattcaaatattatatGGAAATGATCCTCACTGAGTAATCACTTGCacatctttcaaattggaagcATCCCTACGATGTTCACCATGAATAATATACTTGAACGTTTGGGACATTGAGTCCCCATTCCGTATTCTATGGTTGGCAATCCTTACAATATGGTATCCAGCAGTCAACCCTAAGAACGAATTCACAGAGGCTAACAAGATATTTCTTGGTTTTATGACAAATGACCATCTTGTCCAGATAAGAGCTGTTGCCAACAATGATAGATTTTGGGCTCCTGAAACTTTCTCAACGGGTCTGCTCACGTCACTCAACCCAGCGACGACCAACCCCCATTTCAAAGTTGGGGCCCAGAAGTGAACGGTTCTTGGGCCCGTTTCACTTTGCCAAAACCGCCTAAAAGCCAAATTTATAGTGGACATGTGTTATGTATTTGTtgtgttttgttttgttttctttcttctttttcagTGGGAGAATGCTAGTCAAACTATTAGAGAACACTTGTAATGAGTGAATGTGTGGTATTCCTGAGGGATACGAGTGAGTCGGTTGGTTTTTTCTGTGGTAGTTGAACAATAGAAAGCAGGCTTATGTGGTtgtctatatatataagcGTTTATCTTTTCTCGAAGAAcgaagaatgaaaaaaaaattattcagTCACACTCACTTTTGCACAGAAAAGGCCGTGGAACTCTGTGAGGGGTCATTTCCCATGACTAACATTAGGGCTTGTTTAGGGttaaaaattatattatattaagCCCTAATTCGTGAAAAGTGATATAGTTAGGTCTGTAATTAAAAGCCCTAAATAAGTTTTTTTAAGCCCTAATCTCCAATAGGGGGAACAAATCTTAAATTTTCGTGAAACTAGCAAAGTTAGATCTAATTTGGAACCATTTATTCATTCTATCTAGACCATCCAAGTAACTTgtttaattccaaattataGATCCAACTATTGGCACTACCTTGCATTCCTACCAACAGTCCCAGTTCCATCGTTTGGTTGAATTTGACACGTTATCCTATTAGTAATGACGACGTATTTTAAACTAGTTAAGGGTGCAACCAAGATAAAATTAGCACCACCAAAgcaaaaatatattgatcCCATCCTATTAGGTACAGCAAATCCCAGTGAATTTAATGAGATTGTCAGAGCTTTGGGGACAAGAATATCCGATACTGCATGGACCATCGTTTATAAGTCAGTCATTGTCGTGCATTTGTTAATTAGAGAAGGTGATAGGAATGTGGCATTGGATTATTTCGCTGATGACTTGgaattctttaatttgaCTAGAAAAAACATCAATTCAGGAAATGcatcttcaaatgaggTTAGAGCTTTAGAAAGGTATAATAACTATTTGAAAGTTAGATGCCAAGAATATGGTAAGATTCGAAAGGATTATGTGCAAGAAGGTTATTCTTCTctaaaattgaataatgcCAGAGATACTAGAGCCATAAATAGAGCTATGGATCATGTAGATTCTTTGGAAACTCAAATTGCAGCtttgttgaagaataaatatacTCAATTCGATCTTAACAATGAATTAATACTTTATGGTTTCAAACTTTTAGTCCAGGATTTATTAGCCTTATACAACGCATTAAATGAGGGTGTTATCACATTATTGGAAACATTCTTTGAGTTATCTCATTCTAATGCAAGCAGAACCCTAGATCTTTATAAGAGATTTGTCGATCTGACTGAACATGTtgtgaaatatttaaaagCTGGGAAATCAGTAGGTATGAAGATTCCGGTTATCAAACATATAACTACTAAACTTATTAGATCTTTGGAGGAACatttattggaagatgaaagaaCTCATAATACTTTTAGCCAAAGTAGTAGCGTACTCGATGGAAAAAGTAATACCAAAGCTAGCACCAATCTATCAGTTAATACAGGAAATTCTGCAGCTCAGACAAGATTAGAACAAATTAGGGAACAAAAGAGAATCttacaacaacaattacaaaCTGAACAGGTTGTCGTTTCACCAACTTCTCCTCAAGATGCTGTATACAACCCATTCACAACAAATATCATCGATTCCATTACAATGAACCAAACGCAAGTAGGGGCACAGAATGTCAcacaaccacaacaaaTGGTTGTCCAAGCTACTAGTAACCCATTTATTAATGCTAATGCACAATCTGTACCAAATCAAGCATATGGAACAACTATGGCACCACCACCTATGCAGCAGAATCCACAAAtacagcaacagcaaccaATTACCCCAGCTTCAATGGCTTGGGATTCGCAATTCCAACCACCTCAACCTCAACCTCAAAATTTGGGCCACTTTCCAACTGGGACTTCAAATTTGCAACAATTTGCAACTACACCTGCTTTCCCCAGTAACCAAACAGGTCAaccaccacaacaacaacaaccatCATATGGTACCAACTATACgggtaataataatgcacatccattaatgaataatactaatgaaaatgttgCCCCACAACCAACGGGTTCAAATAatccattttctttaaataatattacaaaGGAATCACAACAACGTGAACAAATAAACCCATTTTCCGTTTCAAATTTTGCATCAacagaaaaggaaatggtTCACCCACAAATGCCACAAgttcaacaacaacaacaacaacaacaacaacaacaacaacaacatacTGCACAATCATTCAATCCATTCCAATTACCACAACAAGCACAGCAACCATCGCAAGGGAATACTTTCTCAAATAATCCTATGCAACAGTATCAAGCTCAACAACCCATACAGCAACATGTGCAAACACCACAATTGCAACATTTTGAAACGGCACCCTTACAAAACCAACAGCAAAGTGGGTACatgaattcaaattccaatAGCATTCCACCAACCATACCCTCAAACAACATGATGCAACCACAGCAATTACAACCAATACAGCAACCACAAAATCAACCATATAACCCCTTCCCACAGCAaccacaaccacaacaGGTACAACAATTACAAGGCCAGTAtcaatataatattaacAACCAGGGTCCAAATTTGATTGATATTTAATACTTCATATAATTATTAACAGTATAGTACATTGTATATATAAAGGCTATATGTAAATTTACATCACGCTGTCATGCATGAcatcaaaattcaaatgcaATATTGTATTCttagtttcaattttttttatttttatttattatatgcTAAAATATTGTGTCATATAAATTACCAAATTGGGAAAACCTGCGTCACACTACCCGAAACTCCGGAGGTAAGTTATTGCCGTTTATTATGGATAATATAAGTTGTAGctgtttcaaaaaataaccCTCTCTTTCTCTACTCTAGTTGCCACTTTCAAAAGAGTATACTAGCAAGAATGGCAACTAGTTGTGATGTAAATGGTGTAACAGCCCTACTCGGTAAATTAGATACCAAACGAAATGCAGAGAGTACTCTATACCCCCAACAAAAGCATTCATCTGTAAATCCTTACTCTAATCGACAATATAAAGAGACCCTGGAAACAAAATTTTATGAAAGAACAAATGTTTATGATACTTTTCAACCTAAGCCTTTACCAGGTGCAACTGCAAATATCCAAGATTTACAACTGGAAGATGCTGCTGTAAGGCCGTCAGTGCCATTAACGGCATACCCCAACCAACAATGGAGTGATGAATTTAAGAGAAGTTCGGACACTACAGAGAATAAAGTTCgatttgaagattcaaAGGTTAATcccatttttaattttaccAGCCGATCTTACAATGAAACTCGAAAATTATTCACAATGCCATATGTTCAACCCCGACACCCGCAGGATGTGTTGGCAACGGATAGGGACGAAATTGAGGTCAATGAAGTATTTAGTAAGGagtttgaattattagaaagtgaaatctttgaaaatcaGAAACTTAAACTAGACGCAGAGCTTCTTAAGGAACAGcatgaatttaaagaaattgcaACTTCCATACATCAATTTACTAAGGAGAATGGACTGGATCAAAAggaaaagtttcaaaattccaAGTTTTTGGGCTTAATTAACCAGATTAAAGAAGGAGAAGTTACTATTAaaaaggatgaaaatgtGTTAGAAACTACAAAAGACGGTAACAAGGTAGGTAATGAATATTTCCCCGTAGAGGATGAAATTAACTGATTGAGCGAAAAAAAATGCATTTTATAGATTATGTTATGTATTTAAACaagaatattattcttGAGATACTTATCTAAGGATTTCCATTTCTACTGAACTGTTCTGACTTGTAACATTCTTggcattattattactatcttcttcgtcttcttcCTCAACACTTTCAATGAATTGTAACTTGTTGCTCTTTTTTTGCTTTAGTGTAGTCttaaattctttcattttAAGGTGCTCTGAGGGTGGTTTATCACTTGTCTCACGGGATCTGTCTCTTAATACACCAGTGActgattcattattttcctctAGGTTAATTCCCAGAATCCCAGATTTCACATCATTGACAA
Coding sequences within:
- the DNA2 gene encoding bifunctional ATP-dependent DNA helicase/ssDNA endodeoxyribonuclease DNA2 (ancestral locus Anc_5.75); its protein translation is MVGKNEKSMTPSDYSINRETASLSNREAFNIDDILGNISSKTTKLNDIPSSPTRRGSYTKGTGHIKDENSEDDANGEDDSLIDILTQRFTQHTERLRQDSIDNVNNISPSKKAFELETKKEVHVSLEDSSDKDKTSFNISNSSDSLLAYLEDSDADVDKQNNTEEKVAQVEELLSEKLRMNSETPDQELSEYIGLAHCAIKRKGVVRLVILNVRELQLPKIGQQKILLCVDENGDNSSVIVRNPWVYLKFERGDVIHIIEGKNFENKRLLSNDENPKTRLGNDNLLILNPDLLLSATSVGSSMECLRRGVIQAIFKDSRGEPSIVMTIGNIVHELLQDSFKYMLTHQNLTMGYIEEKLDSLLKSFSFDILICNQSTADVRKQIMEEHVPNISEFVNQFISKNNYGRYVSVSGLRKTQPLSISDVIDIEENIWSSIYGLKGYLDATVEVKVEMGKTIAPFEVKTGKFRSVAHEAQGLIYTLLLNDKYEIPIDFFLLYYTRDKTMTKYPGSLHSVKHVLMLRNQMASNLKHQLHEIKTTDKIKMELPPLVGSSICDNCYVKEMCMVLNKLVEDGTSSESGLRPGEYEALTNHLLKNIDRYRQFFLKFNDLITKEESSISSINNKLFLLDSKTRELEDGRCLSNLIIDEITEQENREGSYIYMFRRHDVTNDARSMLHSQLSANDFVLISDEEGHFCLSQGIVVSIGTDYINVSLKRKLLNNRITSTEDKKISIQSVVNPSLDVSDTLLTQNLVTYRIDKNELQQSLSLARFNILNLFLPAVSTGDVVIDENTGETRILKGSEGGDARMRDFLVDNVSPKFVPDNEPPIISYQKYKDTRMNTDQLKAIDHVMRAEDYALILGMPGSGKTTVIAEIIKILVSQGKSILLTSYTHSAVDNILLKLNELNINIMRLGSPHKTHAQTRQYLPNYDSIKTYDEFLEMINNVSVVATTCLGIQDVLFTLRKKDFDYVILDEASQISIPVALGPLRFGNKFIMVGDHYQLPPLIKNEAARIGGLEESLFKVFCERQPQSVIELTYQYRMCGDIVTLSNLLIYENKLKCGTEEVFNQKMIIPQIEPLTHFKENKKSQSWLTDILDPKKKVLFLDYDNCTSICEQYESDNVTNMGENEIVRQCVEGMLQCGVSSENIGVMTLYRAQLRLLQKTFNSMYFQGLEILTADQFQGRDKDCIIISMVRSNSQLNGGSLLKELRRVNVAMTRAKSKLIIVGSKKTICNISEIKPLMTLLEDKGWIYKLPKDCLDIYSFPRHTSSQKQIGGNKTGAKRITADSRLVKNKPIIKQALSEI
- the SOL3 gene encoding 6-phosphogluconolactonase SOL3 (ancestral locus Anc_5.78), with product MVTVHKYTAEESLAHNLGQFILESQDKALKNHQKFNLAISGGSLNNVLHKAFIEDKVLASKVDWNSWAIYFVDERLVPLDDPDSNFGAFKKAVLDHLPANKAPKVYPIDEELVKKGVDSFAQVTMDYEKIIPKNFDLVLLGCGPDGHTCSLFPGPTHNYLLDEKHRRVMWCRDSPKPPSDRITVTLPVLGDAESICFVAEGASKQPIMHEIFDLKNTKLPSALVNHLYDAKVHWFVNDEAFTKVETTSF
- the NCAS0D01440 gene encoding uncharacterized protein; amino-acid sequence: MDTIEIENVAPELVEYKESDYTLQVIPGFFQNQEVYIRDPLLMIHNRAQLNYLELSKNKTMNVKTRVQWKKKIQEMAKDFYQINQRLLPNTAKKPSLSAVANYFNMSRRTLNRHVKTVLPLVTPPKNGGMSLDGDALTISENSLLVIPGHFRNQPVYIPDPKMVYDEVSLNYSEVNKDKSLLSSEQLELKKNIIEMATTFWKVNQDLLPTNSKKPTISAVAKYFHIPRQTFDDHIKGFHRNSAIFGASSRPLLDNNELQLIKANLKMASNNGCPIPATEDDMKYRIERILEKKRRGLKEIEMVNELIDKWKEADKDSIQGENYKVYDSLEQLKRILISGISIQSLNFNPIEYLKLKRTFEHLNSIRSTYQNNLSGKPLNTVSKRTITRIRTKLGLSQQYINNNSTGDSNKRRLTKIGDIEKIEWLKSHVFFKEDFQKYGTNVWNCDILSFHIGNVGERFRSKQLREEFNKNVLTNDINEERTSSKETAGAKVEAKKIASEIASADPIVEEENTNTPIGPNLTAIDKLLLDEDVHNIAESHIEPSISDELSPELIELDGTNLDAQKLADNDESMTVAKETESAGINTENELGLEVENSNDEHENSPGPLMPDQLSLLYTISMNGEVLEPNVLLNGPKQNSEFGSIPSYLLHDWIITKGNEDRELNGMLLNYLEKCFHPQTVEILNSQGLNYNSTSRLLVLNSGIFEINDDIIRFLNDYNIDLLIIPMTSAGFLQPIDFGLYNILQSELRKTNRMWFNDHCLLPPGMTSMNNALRPGVMSMVQQLELLYGIHNRLPQRIVLFKEMIKQSFSRIIQFDENGNADRDKLAQFVDRCENAAKYTFMLNNDEEQSGNEEDDYSALNNDDKGKRNNKNKVRFHKVTFTDNGKEVNPSQDNTDYAVRLATIVKNNMSNNDGISPFLQNVDADALHRTED
- the YAP1801 gene encoding Yap1801p (ancestral locus Anc_5.84) — its product is MTTYFKLVKGATKIKLAPPKQKYIDPILLGTANPSEFNEIVRALGTRISDTAWTIVYKSVIVVHLLIREGDRNVALDYFADDLEFFNLTRKNINSGNASSNEVRALERYNNYLKVRCQEYGKIRKDYVQEGYSSLKLNNARDTRAINRAMDHVDSLETQIAALLKNKYTQFDLNNELILYGFKLLVQDLLALYNALNEGVITLLETFFELSHSNASRTLDLYKRFVDLTEHVVKYLKAGKSVGMKIPVIKHITTKLIRSLEEHLLEDERTHNTFSQSSSVLDGKSNTKASTNLSVNTGNSAAQTRLEQIREQKRILQQQLQTEQVVVSPTSPQDAVYNPFTTNIIDSITMNQTQVGAQNVTQPQQMVVQATSNPFINANAQSVPNQAYGTTMAPPPMQQNPQIQQQQPITPASMAWDSQFQPPQPQPQNLGHFPTGTSNLQQFATTPAFPSNQTGQPPQQQQPSYGTNYTGNNNAHPLMNNTNENVAPQPTGSNNPFSLNNITKESQQREQINPFSVSNFASTEKEMVHPQMPQVQQQQQQQQQQQQQHTAQSFNPFQLPQQAQQPSQGNTFSNNPMQQYQAQQPIQQHVQTPQLQHFETAPLQNQQQSGYMNSNSNSIPPTIPSNNMMQPQQLQPIQQPQNQPYNPFPQQPQPQQVQQLQGQYQYNINNQGPNLIDI
- the MPC2 gene encoding mitochondrial pyruvate carrier (ancestral locus Anc_5.83), encoding MSTINLAFRRFWQSETGPRTVHFWAPTLKWGLVVAGLSDVSRPVEKVSGAQNLSLLATALIWTRWSFVIKPRNILLASVNSFLGLTAGYHIVRIANHRIRNGDSMSQTFKYIIHGEHRRDASNLKDVQVITQ
- the PEX18 gene encoding Pex18p (ancestral locus Anc_5.86), translated to MATSCDVNGVTALLGKLDTKRNAESTLYPQQKHSSVNPYSNRQYKETLETKFYERTNVYDTFQPKPLPGATANIQDLQLEDAAVRPSVPLTAYPNQQWSDEFKRSSDTTENKVRFEDSKVNPIFNFTSRSYNETRKLFTMPYVQPRHPQDVLATDRDEIEVNEVFSKEFELLESEIFENQKLKLDAELLKEQHEFKEIATSIHQFTKENGLDQKEKFQNSKFLGLINQIKEGEVTIKKDENVLETTKDGNKVGNEYFPVEDEIN